A region of Cellulophaga sp. RHA19 DNA encodes the following proteins:
- a CDS encoding CPBP family intramembrane glutamic endopeptidase yields the protein MTKKQFWNQLLLFITALLLILSIREYLSYLFIQKKIESYAIHTLLNICANLILIVVSYFFIQKNKLGELAGLQKRKVNKWYLLLFPLIYLVLLNILIIDVVDIQTLLPNVLLFLTYCISIGFAEELSIRGFLQSHLINYLGNTRKNSIISVFTAALFFGVIHLLNFDTGIYGELAQLIYATFIGVMFGFLLVITKRLYPLIIVHTIIDFVADLDVVGMPIKEKISELMSLETAALITVLALPCFIYGIFLMTKYKLVKTTASNA from the coding sequence ATGACCAAAAAACAGTTCTGGAATCAGCTATTACTTTTTATTACAGCTCTACTTTTAATTTTAAGCATAAGAGAATACCTATCATACCTTTTCATTCAAAAAAAAATTGAATCCTATGCCATACACACACTTTTAAATATTTGTGCCAATTTAATTTTAATTGTTGTTTCTTACTTTTTTATTCAAAAAAATAAGCTTGGAGAATTAGCAGGGCTTCAAAAAAGAAAAGTAAACAAATGGTACCTGTTACTATTTCCTCTAATATATTTAGTACTCTTAAACATACTAATTATAGATGTTGTAGATATACAAACATTGCTGCCAAACGTATTGCTTTTTTTAACATACTGTATTTCTATAGGCTTTGCAGAAGAATTAAGCATTAGAGGTTTTTTACAATCTCACCTTATAAATTACTTAGGCAACACACGTAAAAATAGTATCATCTCTGTTTTTACCGCAGCACTCTTTTTTGGTGTTATTCATCTTTTAAATTTTGATACCGGTATTTATGGCGAGTTGGCACAGCTTATTTACGCTACTTTTATTGGTGTAATGTTTGGCTTTTTATTAGTAATAACAAAAAGACTATACCCTTTAATTATTGTGCACACCATAATAGATTTTGTAGCAGATTTAGATGTTGTAGGTATGCCTATTAAAGAAAAAATAAGCGAACTTATGTCTTTAGAGACTGCTGCACTAATTACAGTATTAGCCTTGCCTTGTTTTATTTACGGCATATTTTTAATGACAAAATACAAGCTTGTAAAAACTACTGCTAGTAATGCTTAA
- a CDS encoding DUF4269 domain-containing protein — MAINFKNIAYLKHGNQRQRLAFSELNKYKILEKLKKYNPILTGTIPIDIDIKESDLDIICECKNNAEFLAYLQQEFSTYKNFKVYTTLQNNITATIAEFRTEHFLFEIFGQDIPTTKQNAYLHMVIEHQILQEKGVDFKQQIKELKNSGIKTEPAFAKLLGLKGDPYAALLELKDKIH; from the coding sequence TTGGCAATAAACTTTAAAAACATAGCATACCTTAAACACGGAAACCAAAGACAAAGATTGGCTTTTTCTGAGTTAAACAAATATAAAATTCTAGAAAAACTTAAAAAGTACAATCCTATTTTAACTGGTACAATACCAATAGATATTGATATTAAAGAGAGTGATTTAGATATTATTTGTGAATGTAAAAATAACGCTGAGTTTTTAGCATACTTGCAACAGGAGTTTTCTACTTATAAAAACTTTAAAGTTTATACCACTTTACAAAACAACATTACAGCTACAATTGCAGAGTTTAGAACAGAGCATTTTTTGTTTGAAATATTTGGTCAAGATATACCTACAACCAAGCAAAATGCATACCTGCATATGGTTATAGAGCATCAGATTTTACAAGAAAAGGGAGTTGATTTTAAGCAACAAATAAAAGAATTAAAAAATAGCGGCATAAAAACAGAACCCGCTTTTGCTAAATTATTAGGTTTAAAAGGAGACCCGTATGCTGCATTACTAGAACTTAAAGACAAAATACACTAA